In Thiospirochaeta perfilievii, a single window of DNA contains:
- a CDS encoding beta-glucosidase family protein produces the protein MGKLKYIELIDKMTLEEKASLMSGKDYWQSQDIEHLGIFSMFLADGPHGIRKQAVSSQQMGLNRGIPATCYPTEATVANSWNEDLGEWVGSYLGKEAVSQKVNVLLGPGLNMKRNPLCGRNFEYFSEDPFLAGKLAAAYVRGIQSQGISACVKHFCAKNQEERSMSIDTIIDERALREIYLTAFEIAVKEGSTKALMSSYNKLNGTYTNENTHIMLDILRGEWDYSGCVITDWGGSNDRVKGLIAGNELEMPSNNGETDRIIVNAVKSGELDEAILDSCVDRLLDLTFTTEKIFDKGHVSFDIEKHHRISQKMAEESIVLLKNDEGILPINFDKKVAVIGDFARDARYQGSGSSRVNPTILDSTLECFDESGIRSVGYAPGFKRYGQCSKKLMKEACDLATKANVVLLYLGLDEATETQGLDRTSMSLPRNQVDLLEQLYSVNKNIVVILSSGAAIEMPWIGMAKGLLHGYLGGQAGARAILRVISGDVNPSGKLAETYPINYIDVPSSTNFPGKEVSVEYRESLFIGYRYFDTNNIDVLFPFGFGLSYTTFEYSNLRVEEDCVLFDVTNSGAYPGMEICQLYIGCESKLIFRPKKELKGFKKIFINPGDTKRVRIPFDDKTFRYFNIKTDSWEIESSNYNVFIGASISDIRLTGSLYVLGTDAPLPYNSVDLPSYFNGRVGNVSSSEFEKLLGYKPPESKWDRKKDLEYNDTLSQCRYARSLLARFAYWCIVFTHWFLKKISRRNEANLIMMSVYNMPFRGIARMTGGSISMGMLDGILLIVNGHFFKGINKFLKERKKNR, from the coding sequence ATATAGAATTAATAGATAAAATGACCTTAGAGGAAAAAGCATCTTTAATGTCTGGTAAGGATTATTGGCAATCCCAGGATATTGAACATTTAGGCATATTTAGTATGTTTTTAGCCGATGGTCCCCATGGTATTAGAAAACAGGCTGTATCATCCCAGCAGATGGGGTTAAATAGGGGAATCCCTGCTACTTGTTACCCTACAGAAGCAACAGTAGCCAATAGTTGGAACGAGGATTTAGGTGAGTGGGTTGGATCTTACCTTGGAAAAGAGGCTGTATCACAAAAAGTAAATGTTTTATTAGGCCCTGGACTTAATATGAAAAGGAACCCTCTGTGTGGAAGGAACTTTGAATACTTTAGTGAAGACCCTTTCTTAGCAGGAAAACTGGCTGCCGCCTATGTCAGGGGGATTCAATCCCAGGGGATCTCTGCCTGTGTGAAGCACTTTTGTGCAAAAAATCAGGAAGAGAGAAGTATGTCTATTGATACGATAATTGATGAACGTGCCTTAAGGGAGATCTATTTAACAGCTTTTGAGATTGCAGTAAAAGAGGGTAGTACAAAGGCCCTTATGTCCTCTTATAATAAGTTAAACGGTACATACACAAATGAAAATACCCATATTATGCTAGATATTCTTAGGGGTGAATGGGACTATTCTGGTTGTGTTATTACCGACTGGGGTGGAAGTAACGATAGGGTTAAAGGACTAATTGCAGGTAATGAGTTAGAGATGCCTTCTAACAATGGAGAGACTGATCGAATAATTGTTAATGCTGTTAAAAGTGGAGAACTTGATGAGGCTATTTTAGATAGTTGTGTTGATAGACTTTTAGATTTGACTTTTACTACCGAGAAGATATTTGATAAGGGGCATGTCTCCTTTGATATAGAGAAGCATCATAGGATTTCCCAGAAAATGGCTGAAGAGTCTATTGTCTTATTAAAAAATGATGAAGGAATACTCCCTATTAACTTTGATAAAAAAGTCGCAGTAATTGGAGACTTTGCCAGGGATGCAAGGTACCAAGGTTCCGGTTCTTCTAGGGTTAATCCTACTATTTTAGACTCTACTCTTGAGTGTTTTGATGAATCTGGTATTAGAAGTGTAGGTTATGCTCCTGGATTTAAAAGATATGGTCAGTGTAGTAAAAAACTTATGAAGGAAGCATGTGACTTAGCTACAAAAGCAAATGTTGTACTACTCTACCTAGGTTTAGATGAGGCAACTGAGACCCAAGGATTAGATCGAACCAGTATGAGTCTCCCTAGAAATCAAGTTGATCTATTAGAACAATTATATAGTGTAAATAAAAATATTGTTGTTATTTTATCAAGTGGTGCGGCAATAGAGATGCCGTGGATCGGAATGGCTAAGGGGTTATTACATGGATATCTAGGTGGTCAAGCTGGGGCCAGGGCAATTCTAAGAGTAATATCTGGGGATGTTAACCCATCAGGTAAATTAGCTGAGACATATCCTATTAATTATATAGATGTTCCATCATCAACAAACTTTCCAGGAAAAGAGGTCTCTGTTGAGTATAGAGAGTCACTTTTTATTGGATATAGATATTTTGATACTAATAATATAGATGTTCTATTTCCATTTGGTTTTGGGCTTAGTTACACAACCTTTGAATATTCTAATCTAAGGGTTGAGGAAGACTGTGTACTCTTTGATGTAACTAATAGTGGTGCGTATCCTGGAATGGAGATCTGCCAACTATATATCGGTTGTGAGTCTAAACTTATTTTTAGACCAAAGAAGGAGTTAAAAGGTTTCAAAAAAATATTTATCAATCCAGGGGACACTAAGAGGGTTAGAATCCCCTTTGATGATAAGACCTTTAGATACTTTAATATTAAAACAGATAGTTGGGAGATTGAGAGTTCTAATTATAATGTTTTTATAGGTGCTTCTATTAGTGATATTAGGTTAACAGGAAGTTTATATGTTCTAGGAACTGATGCTCCTCTTCCTTATAATAGTGTTGATCTTCCATCATATTTTAATGGGAGGGTTGGAAATGTTAGTAGTTCTGAGTTTGAGAAACTTCTTGGTTACAAGCCTCCTGAATCAAAATGGGATAGAAAAAAGGATTTAGAGTATAATGATACCTTATCCCAGTGTAGATATGCTCGTAGTTTATTGGCTCGGTTTGCCTACTGGTGTATTGTTTTTACCCACTGGTTTCTAAAAAAGATATCTAGAAGAAATGAAGCTAACTTAATAATGATGTCTGTTTACAATATGCCTTTTAGAGGTATTGCAAGAATGACTGGTGGCTCTATAAGTATGGGAATGTTAGATGGTATTCTGTTAATAGTTAATGGGCATTTTTTTAAAGGTATTAATAAATTTTTAAAAGAGAGAAAGAAAAATAGATGA
- the glf gene encoding UDP-galactopyranose mutase translates to MKEYDFLIVGSGLYGAVLGHELKRAGKKCLVIDKREHIGGNIYTEKSHDIYVHKYGAHIFHTNNKSVWHYINRFSEFNRYINSPIANYNGEIYNLPFNMNTFYQMWGVSKPEDAKKIIEDQQKSDFFDNPKNLKEQAINLVGKDIYKKLIEGYTQKQWGRPCEELPTFIIKRLPVRYTYDNNYFNSKYQGIPEYGYTKIIESMLEGIEVKLNTDYLEKREYWDNIATKVIYTGPIDGYFDYKLGALEYRKVSFDTKVLDKSNFQGNAVVNYTDSQTPYTRIIEHKHFNFIESDKTVISYEYSDEWSIGDEPYYPVNDEKNNMLYLRYKELGDRIENLIFGGRLGEYKYYDMDVTIESALKKAKELI, encoded by the coding sequence ATGAAAGAGTATGATTTTTTAATTGTTGGCTCTGGTCTCTATGGCGCAGTGTTAGGGCATGAGCTTAAAAGAGCTGGAAAAAAATGCTTAGTTATTGATAAAAGGGAACATATTGGTGGAAATATCTATACAGAAAAAAGTCATGATATTTATGTTCATAAATATGGAGCCCACATATTTCATACTAATAATAAGAGTGTTTGGCACTATATAAATAGGTTTTCTGAGTTTAATAGATATATAAATAGTCCTATTGCAAACTACAACGGGGAGATTTATAACCTACCATTTAATATGAATACCTTTTATCAGATGTGGGGAGTCTCAAAGCCTGAAGATGCAAAAAAAATTATAGAGGATCAGCAAAAAAGTGACTTCTTTGATAATCCTAAAAACCTAAAAGAGCAGGCTATAAATTTAGTTGGTAAGGATATATATAAGAAACTAATAGAGGGATACACCCAGAAACAGTGGGGTAGACCATGTGAGGAGCTTCCAACCTTTATTATTAAAAGACTTCCTGTTCGTTATACATATGATAATAACTATTTTAACTCAAAATATCAGGGAATTCCTGAGTATGGTTATACTAAAATAATAGAGAGTATGTTAGAAGGGATTGAGGTTAAACTTAATACAGACTACTTAGAGAAGAGGGAGTATTGGGATAACATAGCTACAAAGGTGATCTACACTGGTCCAATAGATGGTTATTTTGATTATAAATTAGGGGCTCTTGAGTATAGAAAGGTAAGTTTTGATACTAAGGTTTTAGATAAAAGTAATTTCCAGGGGAATGCTGTGGTCAATTATACAGATTCACAAACTCCATATACAAGAATTATTGAGCATAAACACTTTAACTTTATAGAGTCTGATAAAACTGTTATTAGTTATGAGTACAGTGATGAGTGGTCTATAGGGGATGAACCTTACTACCCTGTTAATGATGAAAAAAATAATATGCTATATCTAAGGTATAAAGAGCTTGGAGATAGGATAGAAAACTTAATCTTTGGTGGAAGGTTAGGTGAGTATAAGTATTACGATATGGATGTAACTATTGAGTCTGCTTTAAAAAAAGCTAAAGAGTTAATATAA
- a CDS encoding glycoside hydrolase family 3 N-terminal domain-containing protein, protein MKRLIVVLSTIGLIFSVTSCNKNHFEKSIYSEQPEIGLYQDYLAKNPDLPTEGTGPILATGSEKSIIKKSGLEFKDSNGNKKLDLYEDWRLTPTERATDLVSQMSVAERLGLLNWLGESGNTEMTKNEAEDILYYGIEGINADGTYDDTSSSIPFSLLTNGLRYVNDNMEIAPMDEVKYNNNIQGLVERSKWGIPMIISSDPAHNGWAGDDISPTGLSKWPYYIGLGAADDLKTTKIFGETVAAEMRMAGHQMLLGPQADIATDPRWARISQVIHSNGDLTAKHIKVLIQAMQGGSELKPWGMATTVKHIPGSGSVEEGMDSHTEAGKYSLFPGNNLEEHLKPFIAAVEAGAAATMACYSIIDVEEYKDIVNGKPIDEGAAFSTKIMTDLLKTRIGFKGAVLSDWGIGTSSPWGHENIKEKPEILAEMLNAGTYQYGGKDFTELWKEAFEFGLISEDVINTAATRALELQFKLGLFENPYINLDIAEKFWDPNGPLYKERNDAAESAMKKAMTLVKSIDVAENSPILPINGTDETYINAVDLNGNGKVDVYFDSAYPNADSGQGKSKAVSTDSQYLNINFVDNIKDADVAITRIFSRGATYFGTTGATPLNYDDPVYVYDRENKTYTDELVKVTTNPGEAYGNFGPWVFDDWSNLTGSGMIGQGYMTYLGYSDSKAALERALKAKAGNPDLKVIIGMTDSRPGIISGFLDDIDGMIIDFAATDKAFLDVVFFQGGNKPEGRLPFEIPSTWESLSQQLGDVPNDTPNPTFETGYGLNYPSIGGYGG, encoded by the coding sequence GTGAAGAGATTGATAGTAGTTTTAAGTACAATAGGACTAATTTTTTCAGTTACAAGCTGTAATAAAAATCATTTTGAGAAGAGTATCTACAGTGAGCAACCAGAAATTGGTTTATACCAAGATTATTTAGCTAAAAATCCTGACCTACCAACCGAAGGTACAGGTCCGATTCTAGCTACAGGATCAGAAAAAAGTATTATTAAAAAAAGCGGTCTAGAGTTTAAGGATTCCAACGGAAATAAAAAACTAGATCTATATGAGGACTGGAGATTAACTCCAACAGAGAGAGCAACTGATCTTGTAAGTCAAATGAGTGTTGCTGAAAGACTAGGGCTGTTAAACTGGCTAGGTGAGTCTGGAAATACCGAGATGACTAAAAATGAAGCTGAAGATATACTATATTACGGTATCGAAGGAATTAATGCCGATGGAACATATGATGATACTTCATCCTCTATTCCCTTTTCCTTATTAACTAACGGGCTAAGATATGTTAATGATAACATGGAAATAGCTCCAATGGATGAGGTTAAATATAATAACAATATCCAGGGTTTAGTTGAGAGAAGCAAATGGGGTATTCCTATGATTATAAGTTCAGACCCAGCACATAATGGGTGGGCTGGAGATGATATTAGTCCTACAGGTCTCTCTAAATGGCCTTACTACATCGGATTAGGTGCAGCAGATGACTTAAAAACTACTAAAATATTTGGAGAAACTGTCGCTGCAGAGATGAGAATGGCAGGACATCAGATGTTATTAGGACCCCAGGCAGATATTGCAACAGATCCTAGATGGGCAAGGATTTCCCAGGTTATTCACTCTAATGGTGATTTAACAGCAAAACATATTAAGGTTCTTATTCAAGCAATGCAGGGTGGAAGCGAGCTAAAACCATGGGGTATGGCAACAACAGTAAAACATATACCTGGATCTGGTTCAGTTGAAGAGGGTATGGATAGCCATACAGAAGCGGGTAAGTATAGCCTGTTCCCTGGAAATAACCTGGAAGAACATTTAAAACCTTTTATAGCGGCTGTTGAAGCTGGAGCTGCAGCAACAATGGCATGTTACAGTATTATCGATGTAGAAGAGTATAAAGATATTGTTAACGGGAAACCTATTGATGAAGGTGCAGCTTTCTCTACCAAAATAATGACAGATCTACTAAAAACAAGAATTGGTTTCAAAGGTGCTGTTCTATCAGACTGGGGGATTGGAACATCTAGTCCATGGGGTCATGAGAATATTAAAGAGAAACCAGAAATTTTAGCTGAGATGTTAAATGCTGGAACTTATCAATATGGTGGAAAAGACTTTACAGAACTATGGAAAGAAGCGTTTGAGTTTGGTTTAATATCTGAAGATGTTATAAATACAGCCGCAACTAGAGCGTTAGAACTACAATTCAAATTAGGTCTTTTTGAAAACCCATATATCAATTTAGATATAGCAGAAAAATTCTGGGATCCAAACGGTCCTCTATATAAAGAGAGAAACGATGCGGCTGAATCTGCAATGAAAAAAGCTATGACACTAGTTAAAAGTATTGATGTTGCAGAAAATAGCCCTATTCTTCCTATTAATGGAACAGATGAAACCTATATAAACGCTGTAGATTTAAATGGTAATGGTAAAGTTGATGTATATTTTGACAGTGCATACCCTAATGCAGATAGTGGTCAAGGAAAAAGTAAAGCTGTATCAACAGATTCACAGTATTTAAATATTAACTTTGTAGACAACATAAAAGATGCCGATGTTGCGATTACTAGAATATTCTCTAGAGGAGCTACATATTTTGGAACAACAGGAGCAACACCTTTAAACTATGATGATCCTGTATATGTTTACGATAGAGAGAATAAAACATACACTGATGAACTTGTAAAAGTAACTACAAACCCAGGTGAAGCTTATGGTAATTTTGGACCGTGGGTTTTTGATGACTGGAGTAACCTAACAGGTTCAGGAATGATTGGACAGGGTTATATGACATACCTAGGATACTCAGATAGTAAGGCCGCTTTAGAGAGAGCATTAAAGGCTAAAGCTGGAAACCCAGATCTTAAAGTTATTATTGGTATGACAGACTCTAGACCAGGGATTATTTCTGGCTTCCTAGATGATATTGATGGTATGATAATTGACTTTGCAGCAACAGATAAGGCATTCCTTGATGTTGTATTCTTCCAAGGTGGAAACAAACCTGAAGGAAGACTTCCCTTTGAGATCCCAAGTACATGGGAGTCTTTAAGCCAACAGTTAGGAGATGTTCCTAACGATACTCCAAACCCTACGTTTGAGACAGGCTACGGATTAAACTACCCTTCTATTGGTGGTTATGGAGGCTGA
- a CDS encoding glycoside hydrolase family 3 C-terminal domain-containing protein gives MKKIKSKKQMRRSWIITLSVIVAVTLLLNVVINIFSGYADLYIGKGKAIITAAEGTENWDSEYYTLDYKSEDDLKAAAGKVVEELVAEGAVLLKNNGVLPLKSTSANKKKITLLGRDSVDSVFGGSGSGSVDVSTVIDLKTALLNSHYDINEEVYSLFDSFASYKMGRNSFGQPVKKYDNPKADIVMDKPEVSTYTIGEMPASYFTESAINSFKSYNDAAIITFGRGGGEGGDLTKDMYGFDDNYTIGQHQLELNKDEKDLLEIAKVNFDKVIVLINSSTPMELGILEDDPKIDAVLWIGSPGQTGFNAVGDILNGTVNPSGKTVDIYARDFTKDPTFVNFGNYQYSNISRNNSYGDGFFVEYEEGIYIGYKYYETAAYENFINYDSAVVYPFGYGLSYTEFDWEIVNKELGNVDGSIKIDVKVTNVGDYPGKDVVELFYSAPYTKGGIEKSSVEFADFAKTSLLKPGESETLSLQLSVEDMASYDYKDNRAYVLEEGEYKLRVQTDSHNKKIGLDEIVYTVLKTVVYNSKNPRNSDDLVATNQFDDVSKELNSMSRSDFEGTFPTAPTAEDLKANSAVLEAFAPYFVDDHIDSTQSKPVTGEKNGVSLINMRGLDFDDPLWDTLLNQLTTEEILAVTISAAYNTGEIESVGKPATVDLDGPAGLNSFMGASLHGIAYPSAVVISSSFNKDLAFKMGEMLGNEGLFYGVNGWYGPAANIHRSPFAGRNFEYYSEDGVLSGKIAAKAIEGAASKGVYSFMKHFALNDQETNRTNNGVSTWADEQAIREIYLKPFEIAVKTARNEIKYISDKDGTISQKEIPATTAIMSSFNRVGGTWAGGSSALVQTVLRDEWGFTGFVLSDFNLYSHMNANQGLAAGTDLQLTMTGMKSYDDEDSATTANYLRRAAHRLFYTVTHSNAMNGIIPGSTVKFTTAPWKIGLIVFNIIMLLLIVLKTISYRNKRKSL, from the coding sequence ATGAAAAAGATTAAAAGTAAGAAACAGATGAGACGATCTTGGATTATTACTTTATCAGTAATTGTTGCAGTTACACTACTATTAAATGTAGTTATTAACATTTTTAGTGGTTATGCTGACCTTTATATAGGTAAGGGTAAGGCCATTATTACTGCTGCTGAAGGAACAGAGAACTGGGACAGCGAGTATTATACTTTAGATTATAAAAGTGAAGATGATCTTAAAGCTGCTGCTGGAAAGGTTGTAGAGGAGCTTGTGGCTGAAGGTGCGGTTTTATTAAAAAACAATGGAGTTCTTCCCTTAAAATCAACTTCTGCTAATAAGAAAAAAATAACACTTTTAGGTAGAGATAGTGTAGACTCTGTATTTGGTGGATCAGGTTCTGGTTCTGTAGATGTTTCAACAGTAATTGATCTAAAAACAGCCCTATTAAACTCCCATTATGATATAAATGAAGAGGTTTACTCTCTATTTGATAGTTTTGCATCATATAAAATGGGGCGAAATAGCTTTGGACAACCTGTTAAAAAGTATGATAACCCTAAGGCTGATATTGTTATGGATAAACCTGAAGTTTCTACCTATACAATTGGAGAGATGCCAGCTTCTTACTTTACAGAATCCGCAATTAATAGCTTTAAATCCTATAATGATGCGGCTATTATAACCTTTGGCCGTGGTGGTGGGGAAGGTGGTGACCTAACAAAGGATATGTATGGCTTTGATGATAATTACACTATAGGCCAACACCAGCTTGAACTAAATAAAGATGAAAAAGATCTATTAGAGATAGCTAAAGTTAATTTTGATAAGGTTATTGTTTTAATAAACTCAAGTACACCAATGGAGCTAGGAATTTTAGAAGATGACCCTAAAATTGATGCCGTTTTATGGATTGGTTCCCCAGGGCAAACTGGTTTTAATGCTGTTGGAGATATTTTAAATGGAACAGTTAACCCATCTGGTAAAACAGTAGATATATATGCTAGGGATTTTACCAAAGATCCTACCTTTGTAAACTTTGGAAACTATCAATACTCTAATATAAGTAGAAATAACTCCTATGGAGATGGTTTTTTTGTAGAGTATGAAGAGGGTATCTATATAGGTTACAAATATTATGAAACAGCTGCCTATGAAAACTTTATTAATTATGACAGCGCAGTTGTTTATCCCTTTGGATATGGTTTAAGTTATACAGAGTTTGACTGGGAAATTGTAAATAAAGAGTTAGGCAATGTTGACGGAAGTATTAAAATAGATGTTAAAGTTACAAATGTTGGAGATTATCCTGGTAAGGATGTAGTTGAGTTATTCTACTCTGCTCCATATACAAAGGGTGGAATTGAAAAATCATCAGTTGAGTTTGCAGATTTTGCTAAAACATCCCTGCTTAAACCAGGTGAATCTGAAACTTTAAGTCTTCAGCTATCTGTTGAGGATATGGCCTCCTATGATTATAAAGATAATAGGGCTTATGTTTTAGAAGAGGGTGAGTATAAACTAAGAGTACAAACCGACTCCCACAATAAAAAAATAGGTCTAGATGAGATTGTTTACACAGTTTTAAAAACTGTTGTCTATAACTCTAAAAACCCTAGAAATTCAGATGATTTAGTTGCAACTAACCAGTTTGATGATGTTTCTAAAGAGTTAAACTCTATGTCTAGAAGTGATTTTGAAGGAACTTTTCCCACAGCTCCAACTGCTGAGGACTTAAAGGCTAATAGTGCAGTTTTAGAAGCTTTTGCTCCATATTTTGTAGATGATCATATAGACTCTACCCAGAGTAAACCTGTGACAGGGGAGAAAAACGGTGTCTCTTTAATAAATATGAGAGGCTTAGATTTTGATGATCCTCTATGGGATACACTTCTTAATCAACTTACAACTGAAGAGATATTAGCTGTAACTATAAGCGCAGCGTATAATACAGGGGAGATTGAATCTGTTGGTAAACCTGCTACAGTAGACTTAGATGGTCCAGCTGGATTAAACTCCTTTATGGGTGCATCTTTACACGGAATTGCCTATCCTTCCGCTGTTGTTATCTCTTCATCATTTAACAAAGATTTAGCTTTTAAAATGGGTGAGATGTTAGGAAATGAAGGTCTATTCTACGGTGTAAATGGATGGTATGGACCTGCAGCTAATATTCATAGGTCTCCATTTGCTGGTAGAAACTTTGAGTACTACTCTGAGGATGGGGTATTATCTGGTAAAATAGCTGCTAAGGCAATTGAAGGGGCTGCAAGTAAGGGTGTTTACTCTTTTATGAAGCACTTTGCGTTAAATGATCAGGAGACAAACAGAACAAATAATGGAGTTTCAACCTGGGCAGATGAACAAGCTATAAGAGAGATATATTTAAAACCCTTCGAAATTGCGGTTAAAACAGCTAGAAATGAAATTAAATATATTTCAGATAAGGATGGAACTATATCACAAAAAGAAATTCCTGCTACAACAGCAATAATGAGTTCGTTTAATAGAGTTGGTGGTACTTGGGCCGGTGGTTCATCTGCACTTGTACAAACTGTATTAAGAGATGAGTGGGGATTTACAGGTTTTGTTTTAAGTGACTTTAACCTTTATAGTCATATGAATGCAAACCAAGGTTTAGCAGCAGGAACAGATTTACAGTTAACAATGACTGGAATGAAATCCTATGATGATGAAGATAGTGCCACTACGGCTAACTACTTAAGAAGAGCTGCCCATAGATTATTTTATACTGTTACCCATAGTAATGCTATGAACGGCATAATACCTGGTTCTACTGTAAAATTTACTACGGCTCCATGGAAAATTGGATTAATAGTTTTTAATATTATTATGTTGTTATTAATTGTATTAAAGACGATATCATATAGAAATAAAAGAAAGTCTCTTTAA
- a CDS encoding glycosyltransferase family 2 protein, with the protein MKLLSVIVPCYNSESYMEFCLDSLLATENKDIEIIVVNDGSKDKTGEIADSYSSRFPDIVKVIHQDNGGHGEAINSGLKSATGLYFKVVDSDDWVNREAYNKILDTLSRFDQDENILDLVISNFVYEKEGAKNKKTMSYTKMLPKGRVFSWNDVRSIKLGQYILMHSVIYKTELLKQIDLKLPKHTFYVDNIFVYVPLIYVKKIYYVDVDFYRYFIGRDDQSVNEQVMIRRVDQQIRVNKIMLEHYKNVLDKKTDHKLKRYMYHYLEIMTAISSILLINSGTVEDLEKKRSLWKLIKEFDELLYYKLRTRFFGVIVNIPGKLGRKISVGLYRISQKAVGFN; encoded by the coding sequence ATGAAATTATTATCTGTAATAGTTCCATGTTATAACTCAGAGAGTTATATGGAATTTTGTTTAGACTCCCTTCTAGCTACAGAGAACAAAGATATTGAAATTATAGTAGTTAACGATGGATCAAAGGATAAAACAGGAGAGATTGCAGATAGTTATAGCTCTAGATTTCCAGACATTGTTAAAGTTATACATCAGGATAATGGAGGGCACGGAGAAGCTATAAACTCTGGTCTTAAATCTGCAACAGGTCTTTACTTTAAGGTTGTTGATAGTGATGATTGGGTTAATAGGGAAGCTTATAATAAAATCCTTGATACACTTAGTAGGTTTGATCAAGATGAAAATATTCTTGATTTAGTAATTAGCAACTTCGTATACGAAAAAGAGGGTGCTAAAAATAAAAAAACAATGAGTTATACTAAAATGCTTCCAAAGGGTAGGGTCTTTTCCTGGAATGATGTTAGAAGTATTAAACTTGGACAATATATATTAATGCACTCTGTTATATATAAGACAGAGCTTCTTAAACAAATAGATTTAAAACTTCCAAAACACACATTCTACGTGGACAATATTTTTGTTTATGTACCCCTAATTTATGTTAAAAAGATCTACTATGTGGATGTGGACTTTTATAGATATTTTATTGGAAGGGATGACCAGTCTGTTAATGAACAGGTCATGATTAGAAGAGTAGATCAACAAATTAGAGTAAATAAGATAATGCTCGAACATTATAAAAATGTTCTAGATAAAAAAACAGATCATAAGCTTAAAAGATATATGTATCACTACCTAGAGATAATGACAGCAATATCTAGTATATTGTTAATTAACTCTGGAACAGTAGAGGACTTAGAAAAGAAGAGATCTTTATGGAAACTAATAAAGGAGTTTGATGAACTTCTATATTATAAACTACGTACAAGATTTTTTGGTGTAATAGTAAATATCCCAGGTAAATTAGGTCGTAAAATCTCTGTTGGACTCTATCGAATATCCCAAAAAGCCGTAGGTTTTAATTAA